The DNA sequence cctaacatccatacggttggatcgttgaaaaaatcattttaaaaattcatcccgtaaatcgggaacgagtctcgttgtcgggaggggtacttttacaggatttttctaattcttacatgcaaaatgaattttaaattttttaatatgactaaaatcgatatatcttaacatccgtacagttgaatcgtcgaaaaattattttaaaaaattaatcctgtaaatcgggaacgagtctcgttgtcgggaggggtacttttaccagatttttctaatctggacatgcaaaatgaatttcaaatttgttaataattttttcttatgaataaaatcaatatatattaacatccgtacggttggattgtcgaaaaattattttaaaaaattaatcctgtaaatcgggaacgagtctcgttgtcgggattggtacttttaccagatttttctaatcctgatatgcaaaatgaatttcaaattttttaataatttttttatatgactaaaattgatatatcctaacatccatacagttggatcgtcgaaaaaataattttaaaaattaatcttgtaaatcgggaacgagtttcgttgtcgggaggggtacttttaccggatttttctaatcttgacgtgcaagatgaatttcaaattttttaataattttttcttatgactaaaattaatatttcctaacatccatacggtttgatcgtcgaaaaaatcattttaaaaattcatcctgtaaatcgggaatgagtctcgttgtcgggaggggtacttttagaggatttttctaatcctcacatgcaaaataaatttcaaattttttaataattttttattataactaaaatctatatatcttaacatccgtacggttggatcgtcgaaaaataattttaaaaaattaatcctgtaaatcgggaacgagtctcgttgtcgggaggggtacttttaccagatttttctaatccggacatgcaaaatgaatttcaaatttgttaataattttttcttatgactaaaatcaatatatattaacatccgtacggttggatcatcgaaaaatcattttaaaaaattaatcctgtaaatcgggaacgagtctcgttgtcgggattggtacttttaccagatttttctaatcctgacatgcaaaatgaatttcaaatttttttataattttttattatgactaaaatcgatatatcttaacatccgtacggttagatcattgaaaaatcattttaaaaaattaatcatgtaaatcaggaacgagtgtcgttgtcgggaggggtaattttaccaaatttttctaatcctgacatgcaaaatgaatttcaaattttttaataattttttcttatgactaaaattgatatattttaacatccgtacggttagatcctcgaaaatcattttaaaaaattaatcctataaatcgggaacgagtatcgttgtcgggaggggtacttttaccagatttttctaatcctgacatgcaaaatgaatttcaaattttttaataattttttattatgactaaaattgatatatcttaacatccgtacggttagatcgtcgaaaaaatattttaaaaaattaatcctgtaaatcgggaacgagtctcgttgtcaggatGGGTACTTTTatcagatttttctaatcttgacatgcaagatgaatttcaaattttttattatttttttcttatgaataaaattgatatatcttaacatccgtacagttggatcgtcgaaaaaatcattttaaaaaataatcctgtaaatcgggaacgagtctcattgtcggaatgggtacttttaccagatttaatttttctaatcctgacatgcaagataaatttcaaattttttaataattttttcatatgactaaaattgatatatcttaacattcgtatggttggatcattaaaaaaatcattttaaaaattaatcctgtaaatcgggaacgaatctcgtgTTGGGAAGTAGcgcttttaccagatttttctaatcctgacatttgagatgaatttgaaattttttaatacttttttcatgtgactaaaatgagtatttcttaacatccgtacagttggatcctctaaaaaatcatttaaaaaatttatctttttcATGAGGTATGAAAAAAATCTAGTACGAGGCAACACCTAACGATTTTTTTATGAAAAAGTCTTGTCTGAAAAAAATTGTGACaacagtttttttgaaaaaaaccGTTGTCCTAGATGATCAACTTTTTAAAATCTTATGGCtgatattaaatctacttttaatcaACGGCTCTTATTATACCAACTTagcaatccaagtgaatgttttttcaccaatcacatAGTGCCACCTCATCACAAGCAACGCTTCAGAAATTTCAAGAATCAGACTTACAAACAACGGTTTTCTATGAAAAAAGTTTGACTTAGATGAACATTGACAACATTTATAATATACACGTTATTTCCTCATCAATGTGATTATCTGTTGATGCTATTAATATTCGTGTAACGTCTAGTAACaataggtaaaagaattcaaaaatctatgaaaaagatgatttcaaatcttaatacacacaaattaatttagtgtaagttattggttactcatataaattaattaacagTGACATATAATTTttccgaaaatattttaaaactagtaaaaatatagacaatggttttttCTAAAATCATCTTGTAATAAGTTATTTTACATAAGTGTTTTTCAGGAAATGTcgttgttggaattctacaacAGTTTTTTCTTTAAGACTGTTGTAGTATTACATATTTTAtaacagattataaatatcgataacggttgtctaactgttacaagtgttttattttaaaaatacttgtataaggtagattaatataacgtgttttttttgaaaaacacTTGTTTAgattgaacaattaacaatgtaaaCTTGAAGCACTTatgattaattttttttattaattataaagttgataattaaattattttgaaatataaaatttaaatatttaatctagATGAAAGTGGATGTAATTAGAGTTTgttgtttttaaaaaatttaaaatgaattgtctggaattttttttttgaaattattacTATTTTTATTGTAATAAACTAGACAACgattttttttgaatattttgtTGTGCAATACGTTTTTAAATTTAGTAAGAAAGACAACGGTTTTAAGAATTAGTCTATTGTCTGATATTGGTGACATACAATTATGTAAAATACTTGTCTATGAGATATCATTTAGACAATACCTAATTTGTACATTGTGTGATTCGAGCTTAAATAACTAGTAGAGAAAACACTTGTCTCATTTCCACAACCGTTAAACAAGACGTTATCTCAATCATTTTCAGACAATATATTTTAAAAATCGTTGTACGATTTTACTCATTTGCACAACATCACTTTAGAAAGGGTTGTCTGTATTCATCAACTAGATAATGGATTTTAAAGCGTTGTAGTAATACTAAAGCCTTCCCATTCACACAACATCTTAATTTTGAAAACACTTGTCTGACTTGTTTTACTAGACAACATTTTTTTATCGCTTGTAGTAATCAACGTCAGACAACGCCAATTTTTTGGTTGCAAAAAAACCATTGTATGAAAAAATCgggcaacacttttttggtcgagtgttgtctaatcggtgttgtctgattgcttttttcttgtagtgctctacaagtcaaattaactatggagtattagagatctcgataaaccaatatacttatcgagatgtcaagtccTCTATAGagcaaactggagatctcgaggtaaaatctcaaagtacaaaattacaTACCAGTTCAATATgcaagatttacaatcaacaaacaatccaaccagttggattgacaagtctacaaaagcagcttgaagagtgtgcaaaatcaagggtgaagattaactgacaaaggaatggaagatatactttttctaaaataaaaatgacaagtgacagtttactaaagttaatagcatatCTTATTATACATTGTGTAAACgagcagttaactaaattataaagttaacactggtcctttgttagaagtaataatttagatcagaaattcttgtactctctcaagaaagaagctaagctctttatcaacaaagagcctagaaattttgtagaaaaaaaatcttaattttaatataaaattaagtgagttttgaaagatccgtgttctttattattgcatgtttaatttgtGCATTAACatatttcactacaagatttgatttactttgttcacaaccaaaatagttcaagaaaagcttaaaaacactaaaacaaattcaccccctctgtgtatAATTCATTACcaaacaagtggtattagagcgaaatctgaaagtaaacagattcaagatcttggaagaatgaatacacagaaaatcagtagcatcaaaattcctacttttgacaaagctaactacactctgtggaaaaagaaaatgttgttgtttatcacgatggccaatccattatacattcagattctcaaaaatgggcctttcattcctatggttaaaattgaggaatctacagatggtgatatggtcattccagctcataATGTTCCAAAAGACCCTGCTGAGTACTCTGatcctgagaaagaaaaagtttccctggatagtggcttgcaacttattttgattgagtcacttaacaatataatgtacaacaacattgtcaactgtgacactgctaagcaaatatgggaaaagattgaaatactcggtgagggaactgaggaagttagatctaatcaaagaaggatactgatttcacaatatgagggcttcatggccaagccaaaagaaagtatcactgatgtgtttgaaaggtttaataagctgataaatgacttgcagctccatgacaaatattatgaagctgaagaagtgaacttgaagtttttgcttacactccctgaccatttggaacagaaaattttaGCAATCGGAGAAGGGAGacacttgagcagaataacactggaagttctatatggaattctcaaaacatatgaactagaaataattcaaaggaaatcattgagatctggtcaaggacatgttgtagatggttcaagtgctttaattttcaatgaaagccaaacctttaatgatgagccaagatctcaaattccagttgcctcagaaagtgagcaaagaaacaatgattcataggaacaagtcattctggaattggaagaagatgagtactacaccctagatgaacttgatgagcttgatcagtcaatggcctatctggcaagaaagttctctaacattagagtaaagaagccaatattcttcaagggtaaaggacaatcattcaacaaagacagcagttGGAAAGGCCTTCCTGTTGGGCATAACCTTTGGCTACGAGTCGGGCTTTGAATCTTTCAATGGAACCATTAGCTTTATATTTGGTTTTATAAACCCACCTACAACCTACTGCTTTCTTTCCTGGCGGAAGAGTGGTGACAGTCCATGTGGATTCCAAGGCTTTTATTTGAGTTGCCATAGCTTCTCTCCAGTCAGGTGACTTTATAGCTTCAGTAAATGTGCGTGGTTCATCAACATTAATGATGGAAGCTAAGATTTTTTGTTGAGATGGAGGAACTTGATGGAAAGGAATAGAAGTAGTGAGAGGATGTGGAGATGACGAGGTACATAGATTAAGTTTACATTGATAATCATCCATCCACCTTGGAGCACGATGAGTACGTACATGCCGAGCTAGTGGAGGAGAGACCTCAGGTGATAAACTACTTGAGGAAGAGGGGGAAGGTGATGGAGACGAAGATGAAGATTCTATAGCCGGAGAAGGAGGGCCAGGCGAGTTTCCAATATTCGAAAAATCACTTCCATAATGAAATTTGGATAATGGAAGGTTGGAACTAGAAATTTGTGGACTAACTGAACACGAGGAAATGGGAGGATTTGAACTTTGTATAGGAGAATCTTCAGAAAAATCATATAAAGATTCAGAAGATTCATGTGTGAGAAGAAAATCAGTTTGAACCGGCAATGCATCTTTAAATGGAAAAAGATCTTCGTGAAAGATAACATTGTGAGAGATAAATATTTTTTTAGTCTTAATATCAAGAATTTTATATCCCTTATGATTAAATGGGTAACCGATGAAGATACCTGATTGTGCTCTAGCATCAAATTTATGTAAAACATGTGTATTTCGAGCATAACATAGGCACCCGAAGACACAAAGTTTAGTATAATCAGGTGGTGTACCCATCAAAATTTCATGAGGGGATTTATTATGAAGAGTGAGTGTTGGGATTTTATTAATGAGATATGCTGCCGTTAATAGGAATTCTCCCCAATATTTAAGAGGTTTATTGCTTTGAAAACGCAGAGCACGGGCTACATTGAGCAGGTGACGATGCTTTCTCTCAaccaccccattttgttgaggattGGAAACACATATGCGCTGGTGATGTATGCCATTGGCAAAGATCCAAGAATAAAAATCTCTAGAAAGAAATCCAGACCCATTGTCTGTTCAGATCTTTTGTAAGGCTGGAAGATGAATACGAGTTGATCCAGTTGAAATGGTGCCAATATTTGTAGAGAATTGAGTAATAATAAATgcataaaaatatttaataaatttgaaTGTCTCGCACTTTTATTTCATAACGTATTACCAAATGCAACGAGAAAAATCATCAATTATAGTCAAAAAAATAACGAGCTCCTGTTATGCTTGGGAGAAAAAATAGACcccatatatcaacatgaattaATTGAAATGAAGCAGTAGATGAAATTGAAGATTTATAATACGATAATCGTGTTTGTTTTGCCATGGGGCAAACATTACAATGAAATTATGAAAACAATTGTATAAAGTCAAAACAATTACATAATAACTTGAAGCGTCCAGAACTTGGGTGTCAAAGTCTATAATGCCATAGGTTCACTAGCAATTTATTAACTGAATTAATTCGAGAAAATGGCTGTAGTTGATACAAGCCAACAGTGCGAGAGCCTCGACCAAGAATTTTATTCGAAGAAGGGTCCTGAAAATAGCATGAATTGGATGAGAAATGAACAACACAATGCAAATGCTTATTTAGTTGTGTGACAGATATCAAGTTTAAAGTAAAAGTTGGGATATGATAAACATCTAGTCAAATGAAATCGGGCGAGAATTGAACATCGCCGATATGAGAAACAGTAGCATAATTACCATCCGGTAGTTGAAATTGTAATTGAGGAGTCATGAGTGTATAATTTTTGAACATAGATAGATCACAATATATATGATGCGTGGCACCCGAGTCAATATACCAAGGAATTTTAAAAGGAGAATAAGATTGGCCGGGAGTTATACCTGCCAAATTAACCCTGGCCGAAGCATCATCCTCATTGTCTAGAGTATTCAGTAAGGCGAGAATGTGATTATATTGTTCAGCAGTGAAAGTTGGAGTATGTGCAACAGTAACAGGCTGGACATGATGGGTTGGTGGTGCTGGAACAGGTTGGACAGTAGCAGCAGCGACATGTGGCTTTCCGTTGTGAGCCTGATGAGGGGAAAAATGATCAGAAAATCCATGGAGACGATAACAGTGCTCCTTTGTGTGACCATGACAATGGTCGCAAAATGGCCTCTGCCTTTTTGTTGAAGAACGAAAATGCTGAGAATTACCATAAACCTGTAGATCAACAGATTCTACGAGTGGAGCAATACTGTTGTTGATGATCTCCTGCATTTCCTCTTGTTTGACGAGGTTGAACATTCTTTCTGCAGTAGGAATCGGTTCAAGGAAAAGGATTTGGCTCCGGATTGGAGCAAACTTATCATGTAGACCTTGTAAGAACTCCATTGCACGATCTCGTGCATGTTGTTCAAGTAAAAACTTGCTAGCTCCGCAAATACATGTCTCAGGTGGGTTAAGAGAGTCCAATTCATCCCACAATATCTTCAATTGAGTGTAATAAACAATGACTGACTTTTCATCCTGTTTCAAGTTAGAAATTGCAGTTTTCAATTGAAACAATTTAGGAGCATTTACTTGAGAGAACCTGACATGTAAGTCCTTCCATATAGTGAAGGCAGAGTTAGCATACAAGCATGATGATCGAATATCTGGTTCGCACGAGTTCGTAATCCAGCTGACCATGAGATCATCACATCGTTTCCAACAAGCCTTTTTTGCCGGGTCTTTTGGTGGAGGTAAAGAGCCATCAACAAAGGCAAGCTTGCCCTTCGCATTCAATGCCTTGGTGATACCGCGAGCCCAGCTTGGATAAGACAACATTCACCATTGAGAAGGGGAGAGTAAAACACAGCAGTTGGGCTGTCACTAGGATGGATAAGATATGGATCAATCTGCTTAAATGTTGAAAATGCAGATTCTGGAGATTTTTCTGGAGTTGCAGTGATTTTAGGATCACCATTAGCATTTTCAGAATGATGGGGTGATGTGGGAGGAGACGCCATCATTTTTCTGCTAAGATGATTTAAGAGAGATGACACAGGTTTAATCTAATACCATGTGAAATAATAAAACTGAAATTGTTATTGATTATTGAACTATTACAACTGAGCTGCTTATATAGCATAAAAATGATACATTCATGGAGAGATTGCAGCAGTAGTTAAGATATGAGAGCAAATCCCTCTAACACTAATTTGTAAGCTATAAATCAGGGATATTAAATTATGTACAACTGTTATACTAATTGCTAGCTATAGTTTAGGGATCCTATATTGTTTACATGATATAGTATAGCTAACATGTAGTTTGATCTTTGTAACTGTGTAGATATTGGGCTATATATAAAGCCCCACTTAGTTTCATTTTGTCCGATGGGATGCACAATATAGTCTTTTTTGAGATATTCAGTAGAAACTTAATTTTTCATTTActcttcttctttctttctttGATTTTTAATTCAACAAACATATATGAcctaaataaatatataaaagttACTAGTTGGCAACATGGGACCCGTGCCCCCgagattaaaaataatatcaagttattatatacataaaattaaattttataatatgtGCAAAACACGCattgaaaataataaataaattttgttaaATTATGTAGTTAAAAGAAATTGAAGCAAGTGTATTATGAAATTCCACCGCATATTTTTTTTTACTGATATGACTTATAAATCTAGTTATGGTTCTAGTTagtaaaaatataaattttcatttaatcttattctttcttctttgattctTAGTTTATCAAATATCTATGATTTATGTAAATATATAAAAGTTACTAGTTGGCAACCCGTGCGAGCGAAGCACGAGACCCCGGACCGAGATTGAAAATAATATCATTTATTATATACATAAAATTAAATCTTATAATCCGTGCGAAACACGGAAttgaaatataataaataaatgttGTTAAATTATGTAGTTAAAAGAAATTGAAGCAA is a window from the Apium graveolens cultivar Ventura chromosome 1, ASM990537v1, whole genome shotgun sequence genome containing:
- the LOC141718263 gene encoding uncharacterized protein LOC141718263 encodes the protein MLSYPSWARGITKALNAKGKLAFVDGSLPPPKDPAKKACWKRCDDLMVSWITNSCEPDIRSSCLYANSAFTIWKDLHVRFSQVNAPKLFQLKTAISNLKQDEKSVIVYYTQLKILWDELDSLNPPETCICGASKFLLEQHARDRAMEFLQGLHDKFAPIRSQILFLEPIPTAERMFNLVKQEEMQEIINNSIAPLVESVDLQVYGNSQHFRSSTKRQRPFCDHCHGHTKEHCYRLHGFSDHFSPHQAHNGKPHVAAATVQPVPAPPTHHVQPVTVAHTPTFTAEQYNHILALLNTLDNEDDASARVNLADNGSGFLSRDFYSWIFANGIHHQRICVSNPQQNGVVERKHRHLLNVARALRFQSNKPLKYWGEFLLTAAYLINKIPTLTLHNKSPHEILMGTPPDYTKLCVFGCLCYARNTHVLHKFDARAQSGIFIGYPFNHKGYKILDIKTKKIFISHNVIFHEDLFPFKDALPVQTDFLLTHESSESLYDFSEDSPIQSSNPPISSCSVSPQISSSNLPLSKFHYGSDFSNIGNSPGPPSPAIESSSSSPSPSPSSSSSLSPEVSPPLARHVRTHRAPRWMDDYQCKLNLCTSSSPHPLTTSIPFHQVPPSQQKILASIINVDEPRTFTEAIKSPDWREAMATQIKALESTWTVTTLPPGKKAVGCRGYGGFGALGDSVYIRELIPRLVEGPWDKPICHVSTSGTHTAAITESVQFKVSCSVYTLVNHFVKSKTQVDEWQLANKRTDNMQRTGEPCTMTTDRWKRREVDQLKLNVDASVVEGQNSFVVGMVLRNNQAQYIAGKTMRFAGVVPILEAELACIWEAVIIESDSLLSVNVINQGHDNVLESGDLVQQCQKMIRSTVRILVSHIKK